In Brassica rapa cultivar Chiifu-401-42 chromosome A06, CAAS_Brap_v3.01, whole genome shotgun sequence, a single window of DNA contains:
- the LOC103874342 gene encoding uncharacterized protein LOC103874342 isoform X2, with protein MLRARAFRQTNGKIVKIQVHPTHPWIVTADDTDHVSVWNWEHRQVIYELKAGGVDERRLVGAKLEKLAEGDSDYKGKPTEAIRGGSVKQVKFYDDDVRYWQLWRNRSAAAESPSAVNHLTSGFTSPAPSTKGRHFLVICCENKAIFLDLVTMRGRDVPKSELDNRSLLCMEFLTRSSGGDGPLVAFGSTDGVIRVLSMITWKLARRYTGGHKGSIYCLMNFMASSGEALLVSGGSDGLLVLWSADHGSDSRELVPKLSLKAHDGGVVAVELSRVSGSAPQLITIGADKTLAIWDTMTFKELRRIKPVPKLACHSVASWCHPRAPNLDILTCVKDSHIWSIEHPTYSALTRPLCELSSLVPPQVLATHRKLRVYCMVAHPLQPHLVATGTNVGIIVSEFDPRAIPSAAPLPALSGSRENSAVYILGRELKLLNFQISNTANPSLGNNSALSESGMAKGDSGEQLTVKQTKKQIVAPVPHDSYSVLSVSSSGKYVAVVWPDILYFSIYKVSDWTIVDSGSARLLAWDTCRDRFAILESVLPQRMPIIPKGGSSRKAKEAAAAAAQAAAAANAASSASVQVRILLDDGTSNILMRSVGGRSEPVIGLHGGALLGIGYRTSRRISPVAASAISTIQSMPLSGFGNSNVSSFSSYDDGSSQRSTESAPLNYQLYSWDNFEPVGGMLPQPEWTAWDQTVEYCAFAYQKYMVISSLRPQYRYLGDVAISHATGAVWHRRQLFVATPTTIECVFVDAGVSEIDIETMKMKEEIKLKEAQARAVAEHGELALITVEGAQNAKQERILLRPPMLQVVRLASFQNAPSVPPFLSLPRQSRGDGDDMDERRASEVAVGGGGVSVAVTRFPVEQKRPVGPLVVAGVRDGVLWLIDRYMCAHAISLSHPGIRCRCLAAYGDAVSAVKWASRLGREHHDDLAQFMLGMGYATEALHLPGISKRLEFDLAMQSNDLKRALHCLLTMSNSRDIGQDGLGLDLSDILSLTAEKKEDVVEAVEGIVKFAKEFLDLIDAADATGHADIAREALKRLATAGSVKGALQGHELRGLALRLANHGELTRLSGLINNLISIGLGRESAFAAAVLGDNALMEKAWQDTGMLAEAVLHAHAHGRPTLKNLVQAWNKTLQKEVEQAPSSKTDAASAFLASLEDPKLTSLSDASTKPPIEILPPGMSSIFASISAPKKPLPTLKPQEPTKPLAVEEPAKPLAIEAPPSSEQPQTESAPETAADPESAAPETAAASESAAPETAAVSESEARETAAVAETAEHLDKPVTETVSEPPVVEETPSEEKSVPSSTPNTETALGATEVDSQTMPPPPPPEPVTTTVKPTENAATGRQQVTYPPIRSQPIDFGF; from the exons GAAGCTATTCGAGGAGGAAG TGTTAAGCAGGTGAAGTTTTATGACGATGATGTGCGTTATTGGCAACTGTGGCGCAATCGCTCTGCAGCTGCTGAATCTCCCTCTGCTGTTAATCATCTCACGTCCGGTTTCACTTCTCCTGCTCCGTCAACTAAAGGCCGGCATTTTTTGGTCATCTGTTGTGAGAATAAAGCTATTTTCTTGGACTTGGTGACAATGCGTGGCCGAGATGTGCCTAAGTCAGAGCTTGACAATAGGTCACTTCTCTG catggagttccttaccaGATCATCTGGTGGTGATGGCCCTTTAGTTGCATTTGGTTCAACTGATGGTGTCATTAGGGTTTTATCAATGATAACATGGAAG CTTGCACGTAGATATACCGGTGGCCATAAAGGATCAATATATTGCTTGATGAATTTCATGGCATCATCTGGCGAG GCACTCCTTGTTTCAGGTGGCAGTGATGGGTTACTTGTACTGTGGAGTGCCGATCATGGCAGTGATTCAAGGGAACTAGTACCCAAGCTCAGCTTAAAG GCACATGATGGTGGAGTAGTGGCTGTTGAGTTGTCACGGGTAAGTGGCAGTGCTCCACAATTGATTACAATCGGTGCTGACAAGACATTGGCTATATGGGACACAATGACATTTAAG GAGCTACGGAGAATTAAACCTGTCCCGAAGCTAGCTTGCCACAGTGTTGCATCTTGGTGTCACCCTCGAGCACCAAACCTTGATATTTTGACATGCGTTAAAGATTCACACATATG GTCTATTGAGCATCCAACTTATTCGGCTTTGACAAGGCCATTATGTGAACTTTCTTCCTTGGTTCCGCCTCAAGTCCTTGCAACCCACAGAAAACTTAGG GTCTATTGTATGGTTGCACATCCTCTTCAGCCACATCTCGTCGCAACTGGTACCAATGTCGGTATTATAGTTAGTGAATTTGATCCTCGTGCCATCCCGTCTGCAGCCCCTCTACCGGCACTGTCTGGAAGTCGGGAGAATTCAGCTGTATATATCCTTGGAAGAGAATTAAAGCTCTTAAACTTTCAAATATCCAACACAGCCAACCCATCCCTTGGAAATAATAGTGCCTTATCCGAATCAGGAATGGCTAAGGGAGACTCAGGTGAACAGTTGACTGTAAAGCAGACTAAAAAGCAGATTGTGGCACCTGTTCCACATGATTCATACTCGGTTCTTTCTGTAAGCAGTTCAGGAAA GTATGTGGCAGTTGTATGGCCTGATATCTTGTACTTCTCTATCTACAAGGTTAGTGACTGGACCATTGTTGATTCTGGAAGTGCAAGACTTTTGGCTTGGGATACATGTCGAGATAGATTTGCGATACTAGAATCTGTATTACCTCAAAGGATGCCCATAATCCCAAAGGGTGGTTCATCAAGAAAGGCGAAAGAAGCCGCTGCAGCCGCAGCTCAAGCCGCCGCTGCTGCTAATGCAGCTTCATCAGCTAGTGTTCAAGTTCGTATTCTCTTGGATGATGGAACCTCAAACATTCTCATGAGATCTGTAGGAGGTCGTTCTGAACCG GTCATTGGACTGCATGGTGGTGCTCTACTTGGAATAGGCTATCGTACATCCCGAAGGATTAGTCCTGTTGCTGCTTCAGCTATTTCAACCATTCAGTCGATGCCACTCTCAGGATTTGGAAACAGTAATGTTTCTTCGTTTTCCAGCTATGATGATGGTTCTTCGCAGAGATCTACCGAGTCCGCACCCCTAAACTACCAGCTCTACAG TTGGGACAATTTTGAGCCAGTAGGTGGTATGCTACCTCAGCCAGAGTGGACGGCGTGGGACCAAACAGTTGAGTATTGTGCTTTTGCTTATCAAAAATACATGGTCATATCGTCGTTGCGCCCTCAGTATAGATATCTTGGTGATGTTGCCATTTCACATGCTACTGGAGCTGTTTGGCACCGCAGACAGCTGTTTGTGGCTACACCAACCACAATTGA ATGTGTTTTTGTGGATGCGGGAGTATCTGAAATTGATATAGAGACTATGAAGATGAAGGAAGAAATTAAACTTAAGGAGGCACAGGCTAGAGCAGTTGCAGAGCATGGTGAATTAGCCTTAATCACAGTAGAAGGTGCCCAGAATGCCAAGCAAGAAAGGATTTTATTGAGGCCCCCCATGTTGCAG GTTGTACGTTTAGCCTCTTTCCAAAACGCTCCATCTGTTCCACCATTTTTATCATTGCCGAGACAATCTAGAGGTGATGGTGATGACATGGATGAAAGAAGGGCCAGTGAGGTAGCTGTAGGTGGTGGTGGAGTCTCAGTTGCTGTTACTCGTTTCCCAGTGGAGCAGAAACGACCAGTGGGGCCTCTTGTTGTTGCTGGTGTACGGGATGGAGTTCTTTGGCTCATTGACAG GTACATGTGTGCCCATGCCATATCATTGAGCCATCCTGGTATCCGTTGTCGCTGTCTTGCTGCGTACGGGGATGCTGTTAGTGCAGTTAAATG GGCAAGTAGACTTGGGAGAGAACATCATGACGATCTGGCACAGTTTATGTTAGGGATGGGTTATGCAACAGAAGCTCTTCATTTGCCTGGAATATCTAAGAG GCTGGAGTTTGACCTAGCGATGCAGAGCAATGATCTGAAGAGGGCTCTACATTGTCTTCTCACAATGAGTAATAGCAGGGACATTGGACAGGACGGTTTAGGCCTGGATTTGAGTGACATTCTCTCTTTAACAGCTGAGAAGAAAGAAGACGTTGTTGAAGCGGTGGAGGGAATAGTGAAATTCGCGAAGGAGTTTCTCGACCTTATAGATGCTGCAGATGCCACTGGGCACGCTGACATAGCTCGCGAAGCTCTCAAAAGACTGGCCACTGCAGGTTCAGTGAAAGGCGCCTTACAGGGTCATGAGTTGCGAGGCCTTGCATTACGCTTAGCGAACCATGGAGAATTGACACGCTTGAGT GGACTGATAAACAATCTGATCTCCATAGGCCTCGGGCGAGAATCAGCATTTGCTGCTGCAGTTCTGGGTGACAATGCGCTTATGGAGAAGGCATGGCAAGACACGGGAATGCTCGCAGAAGCTGTGCTTCATGCCCAT GCACATGGTCGTCCAACTCTAAAGAACTTGGTCCAGGCTTGGAATAAAACACTACAGAAGGAAGTTGAGCAAGCTCCATCTTCTAAGACAGATGCTGCAAGTGCGTTTTTGGCTTCTCTTGAGGATCCAAAGCTCACGAGTTTATCTGATGCATCCACAAAGCCTCCAATCGAGATTCTACCTCCCGGAATGTCTTCAATCTTTGCTTCCATCTCTGCTCCCAAAAAACCTCTACCCACACTGAAGCCGCAAGAACCAACTAAGCCATTGGCTGTTGAAGAACCAGCTAAGCCGTTGGCTATTGAAGCTCCTCCATCTTCTGAGCAACCACAGACCGAGTCAGCGCCTGAAACTGCAGCTGATCCTGAGTCAGCTGCACCGGAAACTGCAGCTGCTTCTGAGTCAGCTGCACCAGAAACTGCAGCTGTTTCCGAGTCAGAAGCACGAGAAACTGCAGCTG TTGCTGAGACAGCAGAACATTTGGATAAACCAGTGACAGAGACAGTATCTGAGCCTCCTGTAGTCGAGGAAACACCTTCGGAAGAAAAAAGTGTTCCGTCTTCAACTCCAAACACAGAAACAGCTCTAGGCGCCACAGAGGTTGATAGCCAAACAATGCCACCGCCACCACCGCCTGAACCGGTTACAACAACAGTGAAACCAACAGAGAATGCAGCAACGGGAAGGCAGCAAGTAACCTATCCTCCAATTAGAAGCCAACCAATTGACTTTGGTTTCTAG
- the LOC103874342 gene encoding uncharacterized protein LOC103874342 isoform X1, giving the protein MLRARAFRQTNGKIVKIQVHPTHPWIVTADDTDHVSVWNWEHRQVIYELKAGGVDERRLVGAKLEKLAEGDSDYKGKPTEAIRGGSVKQVKFYDDDVRYWQLWRNRSAAAESPSAVNHLTSGFTSPAPSTKGRHFLVICCENKAIFLDLVTMRGRDVPKSELDNRSLLCMEFLTRSSGGDGPLVAFGSTDGVIRVLSMITWKLARRYTGGHKGSIYCLMNFMASSGEALLVSGGSDGLLVLWSADHGSDSRELVPKLSLKAHDGGVVAVELSRVSGSAPQLITIGADKTLAIWDTMTFKELRRIKPVPKLACHSVASWCHPRAPNLDILTCVKDSHIWSIEHPTYSALTRPLCELSSLVPPQVLATHRKLRVYCMVAHPLQPHLVATGTNVGIIVSEFDPRAIPSAAPLPALSGSRENSAVYILGRELKLLNFQISNTANPSLGNNSALSESGMAKGDSGEQLTVKQTKKQIVAPVPHDSYSVLSVSSSGKYVAVVWPDILYFSIYKVSDWTIVDSGSARLLAWDTCRDRFAILESVLPQRMPIIPKGGSSRKAKEAAAAAAQAAAAANAASSASVQVRILLDDGTSNILMRSVGGRSEPVIGLHGGALLGIGYRTSRRISPVAASAISTIQSMPLSGFGNSNVSSFSSYDDGSSQRSTESAPLNYQLYSWDNFEPVGGMLPQPEWTAWDQTVEYCAFAYQKYMVISSLRPQYRYLGDVAISHATGAVWHRRQLFVATPTTIECVFVDAGVSEIDIETMKMKEEIKLKEAQARAVAEHGELALITVEGAQNAKQERILLRPPMLQVVRLASFQNAPSVPPFLSLPRQSRGDGDDMDERRASEVAVGGGGVSVAVTRFPVEQKRPVGPLVVAGVRDGVLWLIDRYMCAHAISLSHPGIRCRCLAAYGDAVSAVKWASRLGREHHDDLAQFMLGMGYATEALHLPGISKRLEFDLAMQSNDLKRALHCLLTMSNSRDIGQDGLGLDLSDILSLTAEKKEDVVEAVEGIVKFAKEFLDLIDAADATGHADIAREALKRLATAGSVKGALQGHELRGLALRLANHGELTRLSGLINNLISIGLGRESAFAAAVLGDNALMEKAWQDTGMLAEAVLHAHAHGRPTLKNLVQAWNKTLQKEVEQAPSSKTDAASAFLASLEDPKLTSLSDASTKPPIEILPPGMSSIFASISAPKKPLPTLKPQEPTKPLAVEEPAKPLAIEAPPSSEQPQTESAPETAADPESAAPETAAASESAAPETAAVSESEARETAAGSESAAPETAAVAETAEHLDKPVTETVSEPPVVEETPSEEKSVPSSTPNTETALGATEVDSQTMPPPPPPEPVTTTVKPTENAATGRQQVTYPPIRSQPIDFGF; this is encoded by the exons GAAGCTATTCGAGGAGGAAG TGTTAAGCAGGTGAAGTTTTATGACGATGATGTGCGTTATTGGCAACTGTGGCGCAATCGCTCTGCAGCTGCTGAATCTCCCTCTGCTGTTAATCATCTCACGTCCGGTTTCACTTCTCCTGCTCCGTCAACTAAAGGCCGGCATTTTTTGGTCATCTGTTGTGAGAATAAAGCTATTTTCTTGGACTTGGTGACAATGCGTGGCCGAGATGTGCCTAAGTCAGAGCTTGACAATAGGTCACTTCTCTG catggagttccttaccaGATCATCTGGTGGTGATGGCCCTTTAGTTGCATTTGGTTCAACTGATGGTGTCATTAGGGTTTTATCAATGATAACATGGAAG CTTGCACGTAGATATACCGGTGGCCATAAAGGATCAATATATTGCTTGATGAATTTCATGGCATCATCTGGCGAG GCACTCCTTGTTTCAGGTGGCAGTGATGGGTTACTTGTACTGTGGAGTGCCGATCATGGCAGTGATTCAAGGGAACTAGTACCCAAGCTCAGCTTAAAG GCACATGATGGTGGAGTAGTGGCTGTTGAGTTGTCACGGGTAAGTGGCAGTGCTCCACAATTGATTACAATCGGTGCTGACAAGACATTGGCTATATGGGACACAATGACATTTAAG GAGCTACGGAGAATTAAACCTGTCCCGAAGCTAGCTTGCCACAGTGTTGCATCTTGGTGTCACCCTCGAGCACCAAACCTTGATATTTTGACATGCGTTAAAGATTCACACATATG GTCTATTGAGCATCCAACTTATTCGGCTTTGACAAGGCCATTATGTGAACTTTCTTCCTTGGTTCCGCCTCAAGTCCTTGCAACCCACAGAAAACTTAGG GTCTATTGTATGGTTGCACATCCTCTTCAGCCACATCTCGTCGCAACTGGTACCAATGTCGGTATTATAGTTAGTGAATTTGATCCTCGTGCCATCCCGTCTGCAGCCCCTCTACCGGCACTGTCTGGAAGTCGGGAGAATTCAGCTGTATATATCCTTGGAAGAGAATTAAAGCTCTTAAACTTTCAAATATCCAACACAGCCAACCCATCCCTTGGAAATAATAGTGCCTTATCCGAATCAGGAATGGCTAAGGGAGACTCAGGTGAACAGTTGACTGTAAAGCAGACTAAAAAGCAGATTGTGGCACCTGTTCCACATGATTCATACTCGGTTCTTTCTGTAAGCAGTTCAGGAAA GTATGTGGCAGTTGTATGGCCTGATATCTTGTACTTCTCTATCTACAAGGTTAGTGACTGGACCATTGTTGATTCTGGAAGTGCAAGACTTTTGGCTTGGGATACATGTCGAGATAGATTTGCGATACTAGAATCTGTATTACCTCAAAGGATGCCCATAATCCCAAAGGGTGGTTCATCAAGAAAGGCGAAAGAAGCCGCTGCAGCCGCAGCTCAAGCCGCCGCTGCTGCTAATGCAGCTTCATCAGCTAGTGTTCAAGTTCGTATTCTCTTGGATGATGGAACCTCAAACATTCTCATGAGATCTGTAGGAGGTCGTTCTGAACCG GTCATTGGACTGCATGGTGGTGCTCTACTTGGAATAGGCTATCGTACATCCCGAAGGATTAGTCCTGTTGCTGCTTCAGCTATTTCAACCATTCAGTCGATGCCACTCTCAGGATTTGGAAACAGTAATGTTTCTTCGTTTTCCAGCTATGATGATGGTTCTTCGCAGAGATCTACCGAGTCCGCACCCCTAAACTACCAGCTCTACAG TTGGGACAATTTTGAGCCAGTAGGTGGTATGCTACCTCAGCCAGAGTGGACGGCGTGGGACCAAACAGTTGAGTATTGTGCTTTTGCTTATCAAAAATACATGGTCATATCGTCGTTGCGCCCTCAGTATAGATATCTTGGTGATGTTGCCATTTCACATGCTACTGGAGCTGTTTGGCACCGCAGACAGCTGTTTGTGGCTACACCAACCACAATTGA ATGTGTTTTTGTGGATGCGGGAGTATCTGAAATTGATATAGAGACTATGAAGATGAAGGAAGAAATTAAACTTAAGGAGGCACAGGCTAGAGCAGTTGCAGAGCATGGTGAATTAGCCTTAATCACAGTAGAAGGTGCCCAGAATGCCAAGCAAGAAAGGATTTTATTGAGGCCCCCCATGTTGCAG GTTGTACGTTTAGCCTCTTTCCAAAACGCTCCATCTGTTCCACCATTTTTATCATTGCCGAGACAATCTAGAGGTGATGGTGATGACATGGATGAAAGAAGGGCCAGTGAGGTAGCTGTAGGTGGTGGTGGAGTCTCAGTTGCTGTTACTCGTTTCCCAGTGGAGCAGAAACGACCAGTGGGGCCTCTTGTTGTTGCTGGTGTACGGGATGGAGTTCTTTGGCTCATTGACAG GTACATGTGTGCCCATGCCATATCATTGAGCCATCCTGGTATCCGTTGTCGCTGTCTTGCTGCGTACGGGGATGCTGTTAGTGCAGTTAAATG GGCAAGTAGACTTGGGAGAGAACATCATGACGATCTGGCACAGTTTATGTTAGGGATGGGTTATGCAACAGAAGCTCTTCATTTGCCTGGAATATCTAAGAG GCTGGAGTTTGACCTAGCGATGCAGAGCAATGATCTGAAGAGGGCTCTACATTGTCTTCTCACAATGAGTAATAGCAGGGACATTGGACAGGACGGTTTAGGCCTGGATTTGAGTGACATTCTCTCTTTAACAGCTGAGAAGAAAGAAGACGTTGTTGAAGCGGTGGAGGGAATAGTGAAATTCGCGAAGGAGTTTCTCGACCTTATAGATGCTGCAGATGCCACTGGGCACGCTGACATAGCTCGCGAAGCTCTCAAAAGACTGGCCACTGCAGGTTCAGTGAAAGGCGCCTTACAGGGTCATGAGTTGCGAGGCCTTGCATTACGCTTAGCGAACCATGGAGAATTGACACGCTTGAGT GGACTGATAAACAATCTGATCTCCATAGGCCTCGGGCGAGAATCAGCATTTGCTGCTGCAGTTCTGGGTGACAATGCGCTTATGGAGAAGGCATGGCAAGACACGGGAATGCTCGCAGAAGCTGTGCTTCATGCCCAT GCACATGGTCGTCCAACTCTAAAGAACTTGGTCCAGGCTTGGAATAAAACACTACAGAAGGAAGTTGAGCAAGCTCCATCTTCTAAGACAGATGCTGCAAGTGCGTTTTTGGCTTCTCTTGAGGATCCAAAGCTCACGAGTTTATCTGATGCATCCACAAAGCCTCCAATCGAGATTCTACCTCCCGGAATGTCTTCAATCTTTGCTTCCATCTCTGCTCCCAAAAAACCTCTACCCACACTGAAGCCGCAAGAACCAACTAAGCCATTGGCTGTTGAAGAACCAGCTAAGCCGTTGGCTATTGAAGCTCCTCCATCTTCTGAGCAACCACAGACCGAGTCAGCGCCTGAAACTGCAGCTGATCCTGAGTCAGCTGCACCGGAAACTGCAGCTGCTTCTGAGTCAGCTGCACCAGAAACTGCAGCTGTTTCCGAGTCAGAAGCACGAGAAACTGCAGCTGGTTCTGAATCAGCAGCACCGGAAACTGCAGCTGTTGCTGAGACAGCAGAACATTTGGATAAACCAGTGACAGAGACAGTATCTGAGCCTCCTGTAGTCGAGGAAACACCTTCGGAAGAAAAAAGTGTTCCGTCTTCAACTCCAAACACAGAAACAGCTCTAGGCGCCACAGAGGTTGATAGCCAAACAATGCCACCGCCACCACCGCCTGAACCGGTTACAACAACAGTGAAACCAACAGAGAATGCAGCAACGGGAAGGCAGCAAGTAACCTATCCTCCAATTAGAAGCCAACCAATTGACTTTGGTTTCTAG
- the LOC103874341 gene encoding protein RETICULATA-RELATED 1, chloroplastic: MSHMAFQSVVAPKPLSPLKPSLPIPRPIATLPCKLRRSCSIRASSSSSLIDSVGDSVSGLERCLQLQFSGGSGTSSSGSASPSAQMCPEMKGGKFGSVGAVTLEKGKLDMTQKKVESTPEIATGGGGGDIGKSVNFGGGDGGDDDGDDDDYFDEFDDDDDGDEGGLFRRRMFLAELFDRKFVDAVLNEWQKTMMDLPAGLRQAYEMGLVSSAQMVKFLAINARPTTTRFISRALPQGLSRAFVGRMLADPSFLYRLLLEQAATVGCSVWWEVKTRKDRIKEEWDLALINVLTVSACNAAAVWLLAPCRSYGNTFRFDLQNTLQKLPNNVFEMSYPLREFDLQKRIHSLFYKAAELSILGVATGTLQGSLSNFLAAKKKNRVSVTVPSITTNALGYGAFLGLYANMRYQLLCGFERAMSNHFDVIGVALFFGTAMRIMNVQLGERSRQVWLGVEADPLAQSDDLLAKAYNRPSEEAAAAGKPASRWFISKNAIVSGLLGMKQQDSASDSPPPKARRKRIVRKKVAAPSAS; this comes from the exons ATGTCTCATATGGCGTTTCAGAGCGTCGTCGCTCCAAAACCCTTATCTCCACTCAAACCCTCTTTACCCATCCCTCGCCCTATCGCCACTCTCCCTTGTAAGCTCCGTCGCAGCTGCTCCATCAgagcttcctcctcctcttctcttATCGATTCCGTCGGAGATTCAGTTTCGGGTCTCGAACGCTGCTTACAGCTGCAATTCAGCGGCGGGTCAGGCACGTCTTCCTCTGGCTCAGCTTCCCCGAGTGCTCAGATGTGTCCGGAGATGAAAGGTGGCAAGTTTGGTTCGGTAGGAGCTGTTACCTTGGAAAAAGGAAAGCTTGATATGACCCAGAAGAAAGTCGAGTCTACCCCtgag ATTGCAActggaggaggtggtggagacATTGGGAAGAGTGTCAATTTCGGTGGTGGCGATGGAGGtgacgatgatggtgatgatgatgattactTTGACGAAtttgatgatgacgatgatggaGATGAAGGTGGTCTCTTTAGGCGTAGGATGTTCCTCGCAGAG CTTTTTGATAGGAAGTTCGTTGATGCTGTGTTGAACGAGTGGCAAAAGACAATGATGGATTTGCCTGCTGGTCTCCGTCAAGCGTATGAAATG GGTTTGGTCAGCTCAGCACAAATGGTTAAGTTCCTTGCTATTAACGCTCGTCCTACAACAACTAGATTCATCTCCCGTGCTCTTCCTCAAGGATTGTCGAGAGCCTTTGTTGGCAG GATGTTGGCGGATCCTTCATTTCTCTATAGACTTCTCTTGGAGCAAGCCGCCACGGTTGGATGCTCGGTTTGGTGGGAAGTTAAGACTCGTAAGGATAG AATAAAAGAGGAATGGGATCTTGCGCTCATAAATGTTCTTACCGTATCAGCATGCAATGCAGCGGCTGTTTGGTTGCTGGCTCCGTGTCGTTCCTACGGGAACACGTTCCGGTTCGACTTGCAAAATACATTGCAGAAGCTGCCAAACAACGTTTTTGAGATGAGCTATCCACTGAGAGAGTTTGACCTGCAGAAGAGGATCCATTCTCTATTCTACAAGGCCGCAGAGCTTTCCATTCTTGGCGTTGCAACAGGAACTCTCCAGGGTTCGTTGTCAAACTTTCTGGCggcaaagaagaaaaacag AGTATCTGTGACGGTTCCATCAATCACAACAAACGCTCTCGGTTATGGCGCATTCCTTGGGTTATATGCAAACATGAGATACCAGCTCTTATGTGGATTCGAAAGAGCGATGAGCAACCACTTTGACGTCATTGGAGTAGCACTCTTCTTTGGCACTGCCATGAG GATTATGAACGTTCAGTTAGGGGAGAGATCAAGACAAGTATGGCTAGGTGTGGAGGCAGACCCGCTGGCTCAGTCTGATGATCTGCTGGCAAAAGCATACAACCGACCCTCAGaggaagcagcagcagcaggaAAGCCAGCTTCAAGATGGTTCATCTCAAAGAATGCAATAGTCTCAGGGCTACTTGGTATGAAGCAACAGGACTCGGCTTCGGATTCTCCACCTCCAAAGGCTAGGCGAAAGAGGATTGTACGGAAGAAGGTGGCTGCACCTTCTGCCTCTTAA